Below is a genomic region from Accipiter gentilis chromosome 11, bAccGen1.1, whole genome shotgun sequence.
ATTATAGGAATATTACCGGCAGCAATCTTCTCATGCTGTCAGAAGTGTAAAATTTGAGCTTATAAAGGGAACTGTAGTTACATGACTGCTGTCTCAAAGTTACTTTGATCAAAGAGTTgttttgcattattaaaatactgagtaatgaagaagaaaaggtcTGTTTGATTCAGGGACCTTCTTTTAGATTAAGAGGAGTTGTTAATGAGATCCTATCCCTATGAGGAGTTGTAGGTGTCTTTTTTTATTAAGCTGCAAGAAACTATGGCAATCTTGTTAGAAAGATGTGTTGCCTTAAACAAGCACCTATCAGGACCTGATAGAAGCCATGGATTGCTGCTAATTGTACTCAGCTTGCTGAAGCTGTAGGTAATAAACTTTTTAAGCTGACACTGCTACCAAAAGAGGCAGCCCCActctctccctgcccttgggTTTTCATTTCTGCCCTTGTGTTCATGCATGTGCTACGCCTGGTGAGCTAGATGAGGAGGTTTAGTGGGCTGGGAAGAGTACCTTTCTTTGTGTTTgccagattattttctgtttgaatcATTTCTTCCATCTGGTTCATCACATAGTGATGCAAATGCTTTTGCATGGGTAAGGATGGAGCAGGGGCAGGAATCAAGAGGCAGAGGGTGGATTTGCTATTTTTGGCACCAGTGCTGACATCTGCCTGCTAAAGTGATTGCCAGACTTCAGCAATTGTCCTTTCCATTTGCTATAGACGCTGCTTCCTGCAAGATCCACAACTGTTAGTTAAATACTGgtacttttaaaagcttttattgttCTGTGAAATTTAATTCTAGACAATAAAGACCATGAAACTAGAAGTTTATATTGTTGTATTACAATCTGTGTTCTAGAGTTCCTGTATCTTTACATTGCTGTCAATATATGGGTTTATTTCCTTTGGCCCATTAGTAATTATGTCTGTTGAATGTAGGTACAGcaacaagaggaggaggagaagccacTGACTTCATCAAATCCAGTGCTGGAACTCGAACTGGCAGAAGAAAAGTTACCAATGACCCTTTCCAGACAGGAGGTAAAATCAATCATCGTAAATAGACTACTTGAGTTTACAACAAGTTCATCTGAAATTTCTTGTTAGGCCTGCTTTTTATAgtgaaggtttttttatttattttatggcaGTTTGTATAAAATAATAAGCCTCCATTTTTACAGTCAACAATGGTCATCTTTGCTCATCAAGGATCTGCTGTCCAATTGAATGCATAGGGAAGTACAGATAGGTAGAGCCTCTGTGCTATGGATTTGCACAGGTGTGCTAtaaaattttacagctttttcagATGACTTCTAGGATAGTACCCTGAATATCTGTATTATCCTTACATAATACTGAAGATGGCATGCTggttttttccaagatttttttcccccagcttcttttctttatAGCTCATTGGTCTGAACCCGAATTTAGAAATCAAGTTTTGGAAGTTCACCTTGATTTCTAGAAGAAAAGGTCCTGAAGCCAGAGCAGCCAGTGTGTTCTTTGTCCCTTCTAAGGATAAAAATACCTATGTGAATGTGAGCTCACAAAGAGATCTGTACTCCAAAGCAGAAGACAAGCAGGAAGTACAGAATAAATTCCCATCTTGGAAGTACTGAAATTCACAGCTGAAATCATCCACGAATATCACATGACCCTTAATTTTGCAAGATACTTCTTGTTTTTTACAGGAATATATCACAGGACTTGTAATGTGGACTGTTGGTTTCACATTTGGTCTGTATGTCCTGTGTAATGTTCACTGTCTTACTGTTGATGTACTTGTGTGCATGTTTTGGTCGAGGTTTAGGTGTTGCTGTGCCAGCACTCTATCCACACCTGGTTTTGTGATACGTGTGCAAGTCAAATACTTGCCAACATACAGCAAGACACTTGAACTGAGTAAACGAACTAATGTCTCAATTTGTTTAGTTTCTTATTGTCCAACCAGTCTATTGCTATAAGGAAGTAGTGGCGTGAAATGAAGTGTAAGCCCTTCTCTTGATCACCAAAGTATTGCATGGTGATTCATGTATCAGTAAGCCTATTGCTTGGTACAGTACATGAATAATGATAAGTATAAAGAGATTTAGAAGCAATGCATGAGATGAGGAATCGGGAGAATAAAGTTCAGTTTTTGGCTCTGCCCGTGACACTGCAAATCAGCCAAGGGAGGATATTATGCCTCTGTTACATCTAGTTTTAAAGTAACTATCACATTATATTATGGGACTTAATATTTGCCAAATGCTTAAGGGTGAGAATTCTCAGGAAATCAGTCTTGCAGATGTGCTGGGACAACCTGCAGCCTAGTTAGGGAGTATTTTTATTGCCCTGGACAAGTAGGTGAGTGAGATTATCGTCAAGTTCCTTTGtgattttgaaaacagtttttaagcTCTGCCAGAGGGATGATTTTGTGTTTAAGCAAGTCAGAGCAGGTAGAAGTTAGACTATACTAAACAGCTTGGGATTTTATGCAAAATTTAGATTGGCAATATTTGGAATGACCTTTCACTGAAATACCGTGGGAATTTTATATTTAGGTTGTAAAGCGACTGGAACATTTTTCTACTCCTTAAAATATTGCCATTTCCTCTCCAGTCCAGCTCAGCTTGTTATTCTAAGCAAAGTAAATAAATCCATCcttctggattttattttacttcctttATGAGTTTGTGTAAGGGAATGCTTTGATTCTTTTCAGGTTATCAGGAGGTTACGAGAGAGAGGTGAGCCAATCAGACTGTTTGGAGAAACAGATTATGATGCGTTTCAGCGTCTGAGGAAGATAGAAATTCTTGCACCTGAAGTGAACAAGGTAAGATTGGCTAGCTATTAGTTAGTTACTTGTAGTGGGATTACCAATAAGGAGCCCTATAAAAGTTAACCAAAAATCAGTTTAAGTAACTGTTAATTTTCAGGAGGGAGGAGTAGTACAGAGCAAAGAGAAATATCTGCTCAGTCTCATTTATTGGCTTAGGAAGTATGTTAAATGTCATAGTTCTGTGCACAATTACAATTCCTTATGTTAGACAGTTCAACCCTAGAAACCTTCTAAGCCCTTTTCAGTTGAAAGAGGGACCTCCAGGTGGCAGTAATACCCCAGCCTCTGCTGTTACCTGCTTTTTAACCAGCAGAGAAGACAGTCATCTACTGTTAAAACTGTCCTGTGTTTGTGATTATATGCATCTCTGAGAAGGTACAGGTAAGTAAGAGGACTGCATACTGTCTTTCTGGTATGTAAATGATTTTTCAAATCCCTTGATTCCAGAGGTATAACTTATTATGGAAACttcatttttcctcccttccctttaaAGTAGCCATCAAGTCAAAAAATGACTAAAAGATGTAGTTAACTGATTTACTCCTTTTGTCTTTAAGAATTGATCAGTTAAGTGAGGACGTGcagttggggtttgttttgcatTCGCTGTTAATCAAATTTGCAACCCAGCTAAAAGAGTGACAGTTTGGATTTTCTTCCCTAATTTGTGGCAAACTGAATTGTTTGAAACATCTTTGCTGGGGCTGCCCAGAAGAGGAAAGCTTTTTCCTGttcaagtcttttaaaaaaatataaacagatcgatctaaatgtttattaaaaaaaaaaaaaagttctgctaaGACAGCTTCCCCTCCAGTGACATCAACAACAATAGTAGGAGTATTAGGAAAGAGTGAGCTCATAAATAGGATTGTGTTGGATTTTGTTACATGTTTCGGTCGCTCCTGTTGCTCTATGTTGCTTAAAATGTAGACAGTTACTACAGCCAGTTTTTGGTTCAGACATATTTAGACTGCTAAATGATCAGTAAGAAACGCTGCAGACAGTCAAGCATGATGATGGAAGAGTGGAAATAACAGTCCATATCTACTCCCAGCGGAGTGGCTGAATTCATCTTAGGGTAAAAATGTCATGCTCCTTTATAGGGAGTGTGAGaagtggtgtgagaagcagaaaaggccttggctctgcatgagcactgctcagcagtaactaaaacatctctgcattatcaacactgttttcagcacagatccaaaacatagcccatagcagctactatgaagaaaattaattctattgtagccaaaaccagcacaagcttTATATTTTATGTCTCAAGAGTGCAAGCCCTCTAACTGTGTCTAAGCTGAGTTTCTTGTTCTGTTTAAAAGCAGCCCTTAACTTTATATATATGGTTTCAAACTGATTCTAATTTTTTTGAATTGCCTATTCTAGAGTAGGGGATTTTAAACACTTCATCTATATAAGACATTCTGCTATGTTTAAATCATTGGTAATAAAGGGAAAGTACATAAATGTTTTATGTGATAGTACTGAAGGAGTGTTGCTTACCTTATTTACAGCTTTTTCCAGGGTAGATGTGAAGACTTGTAGAGCTGATGGTGGTTATggtctgttttctgtttggtttggggtggttcAGTGCATTGCTTGGAGAAAATGTCTTGAAGGAATTCCTAGAAGTCGATTCAGTCCTCCATGCTTTTCTGGTGAAAATATGGTAAAAGGTCTTTTTCATAGGTATGAACATAGCAGAAGTTGATGCACCAGCTTTTTGTTAAGTGCTGAAGCAATCCAGAACTTGTTCTTTGCATTCAGTTTAAATTCAGACAACAAAGCTAAACCCTTATGCATGTTTTTACAGAATTTGGCTTTTCTTAAACAGAAGTTGGACGCCCACAGTGCCAGTACTGAACTGCTTTTATTAACttgaggtttttttgtaaattagtCATTTCTTATCTTTTCTAGGGCCTGAGAAATGACCTGAAGGCTGCTTTGGATAAGATTGACCAGCAGTATCTGAACGAAATTGTAGGAGGCCAAGAAGCGGGAGACGATGACTCACAGAATGACTTGAAAGTCCACGAGGAGAATACTACTATTGAAGAATTAGAAGTATGTGATGGGTAGAATTTAATTAAGGGATTATAGATGTAGTATATTGTTGTGAGAAAGCTTCAGGATTGTTTACAGAAAGTTGTCTTGTTTTCAACATCTAACTTAGGCATTCTGAAGTATCCTTAAATAAGCTCTGTTAGGCAATTTAGGTTTCTAAGATTTGAGTTGCACCATAGGTGTCCACAGTAGACATGTGAAAACTCAAGTGGTCTTTGTTTACAACACCTCATCAAAAAGGGGGCAGGACTTGCCTGCAAGGAGAGTGATACAGTTAGGATTCCCTCTGCAGGGAGTTTGGAAGTagagaatttaataaaaatacattacctGGTCATAAATTCTAAAGCCTTTCCAATGAGTATTTGAGAGGGTAATAAGCTTAGTACCAATGAATTTTCCCTATACAAGAAAGATGGACTCTGAAAAATGGACACACAAAAAGAATGTTTGATATAAAAAAAtccaggaccaaaaaaaaaagtggacgTCAAGTAGAGAGGTCGCAGGAAATACAAGAATTGCAGAGATGATGTGTCCTAGAAACTTCAATGCAAATGGCTACTATGTTCTGAAAGAATACTATGGTATTTGTGTAAGTGAATGTAGAATGAGTGCCATGAAACACATTCAGCACCTGGTATTTTAGGGTAATATTTTGAAAAGCGCATTAACTTCAGCTGAAGACTTTTACCCTTAATCTTCAAAATTCTTTGGAGGAGTTAATCTTCATAACATCCCTCCAAAAGTGTGTTTAagaaataatctgattttatAACAGAAAGCCTAAACGAATACATTATTACTAGGAGAtagtctttgggttttttgttaggGTATCAGGGGTTCTGGTTTAAAATAACTGTAGTACCAGAATGGATACCGGTTGTAATGGGGCTGCATTTTATTCATCTGTTAGTTCTCAAAATATCCCCTTTTTGGGGTAGTAGGGCAGGCTTAGTTTGAGCCATGAAAgtaatctttttctgaaaagtttgaaAACACTGCAGTCTTAATTTTATCCTACTTTAACTGCATTCCCTTGAGCATAAAGGCTTACACTGAATTGGGTTCCAAATctaggagatttttttaaaataaaactccctTTGAAAATGTGAGGACAATGGAAATAGATTATAAATCCAACTATACCTactggaaaatatttctaaagttGCTGTTAGTATTAACAGTTTTAAGGTTTTGGCAGGAACCTAGAGTATTGGTGTATACTactaggtttttttggtggtgtttttggtttttttgaggtttGTTCCCTCAATTTCACAGTTACAATTAAATGAAATGGTAAAAAGCCCCAGTACGTCAGAGAATTGGAATAGTTTAATGAAATAACTAGGTTAATTGATGGCTTTGGGGATCTCAAAAGATGCAGTGCACCCACAGTTCCCCTTAATACAGTGGTGTCAGACAGCTGCTGGTTATGCCAATAATTTAGTAGTTAATGAATGAAAAAGTACTGTTGcgttgacttttcagaaataatcaTATTGGCTTTTTgacttaaatgtttttaatagatTAATGAATCTCAGTAGCATATATAGCTGTTTCATTGCATTTTCTGACTAGTGTTGGATTACTGGTGGAGTTTACTACAGTTCACGATGCagtgaatcaggctctgctgtggtggtggtggcaaaCTTCTAGGCAATGTGGAAATAATTGCCTTTTTTGTCCTGTTCTAGGCTTTGGGAGAATCCTTAGGACGGGGTGATGATCACTATGATATGGACATCATAACGAAATTTTTGAAGGTAACAAACTCTAATAGATTAATTATTCTGtagctgtgtaattttttttttctatcatgcAGATACATTTTTGTGAATAGAAGGGACGATTTCAGTTGCTTGGAGAGAAAAACTCAGACATTGTGCTTAAGATGTGGGATTTTTCAAATGCTTCACACTCCACAGCCTTGATTAGTTACAATAGTGACTTCTTCTAGGCCTGGGAAAGAGCTGTTGGGAGAGCAGCATTCTTCAAAATCTGGTCCTActtttccagagaaaataaatatggttTTGATTTCTGTATGGTAATTGAGGCAGTTGTATGTAGTTGCTTCTCTGTACTACTATGGCATTAAAAACTTCCGAGGAgcccccatctccttctccaggaaCAGTGCAAGCTGAAATGAAATGTCACTTGGTTCTCTTAtgtgaaataaaagaattttaaaggaaGTCTGCTGGCTTTGCTCAGGAAACAGATTCAAGTGGACGCTAgaaaactgtttccttttttcctggcAAGAAGCCTGGATTGCCTCTCATTTGAGATGGTCCATGTGTAACTATTGTGATGATCAGAAGTCACAGCAAGAGTTGAAGCTTTCACTTGTGGATATCAGATATGTTGGCATTTTAATATAGTTTGGGTGGGACAGTCAGacaaagaaagctgaaaaattgttttccaggTGGAGAGAAGGTACATTTGACATGTTTGCTTTCTGTTGTGTTGAattttcactgtgatttttactgttctttgtgCTCTTTCTCAAAAGTTACCCTGAAACATCAGCATTCTACTTGGATTTCTGCTCTTCTTATGtatccctcctccttcccagcactGATACCTACACTGTTGTTTCCTTGTACgtgattttttttatacatgcTCCTCCTTTGCCCGTGTGTTTTTGTGATAGGGTTGTTCACATCCCTCCTTGCCTATCCCTCTGAAAGAGGATTCTTGCCTTTTAATTCAGATTTCTCCAAAAAACTCATTTTGCCTTGATGGCTTAAACTGCTGTTCCCATCTGTTTTGCCATGTTTGTCACTAGATGGCACTATGACATAACTTTGCTTGTTCCTTGTAGTTTCTTCTTGGAGTTTGGGCTAAGGAGCTGAATGCCAGAGAAGACTACGTGAAACGGGGAGTACAGGGGAAGCTGAACAGTGCCACTCAAAAGCAGACAGAATCGTACCTGAGGCCACTCTTCAGAAAACTTCGGAAAAGGGTGAATCACTTTTAAATGTCACTATCCTGTAAGAATTATTTTAACTTCTGCTTTCAAAGTACCCAGTGATTAGTGCCCTTTCCTAGGGTAATGTTATCTTCACTGAAGAAGAGAGTATAAGTGAGTTGGTCAGAGTTTCTGTGTCTAGAGCCCATGACTCCCAGTTCTGACCTTTTTGTCTTGATGAGTGAATTCTTCTGCCTACCCGCTGCTTTTCCAGGTGTTGCTTGATGTATCACCTGTTCACTAGGTTGCAAACATGATGGAGAATTGGGATTGTATTTTGCACTTTGCCACTAGCTACTATGTGTAACCACTTAACCTCTCTTGCTTCTCAGATTCTTTATCTAAATAACAAAGATGTTTTCCATTGTTAAAGTCCTCAAGCTAGGGTAGGTGCTAAACTTTGTATAAATGCTGAGTATGATGATTTTCCTGAGCTGCTATTCTGAAgtaaagatgtcttttttttttttttcctccttcttctcctgtAGACACTTCCTGCTGACATCAAAGAATCAATAACAGATATTATTAAATTCATGCTGCAAAGAGAATATGTGAAGGTATGTTTGTTTGCGCTCTTCCAGCATGTTCAGGCTGTCTGGTTCCAATAGATTGAGTTTATTACTTCAACATTTcctatttttttgcattttgaagaTACATAGCTGGAAATACACACAACGTATattcaaaaaaaaattgcaacatgGTTGTTAAAGGTTAGGCTCCAGGTAGTGTTTGATCCACAGCCTGTCAGAAGATCTTTTGAGGTTGGTGAAGCTGCAGAGCTTTGCAAGCACAGATAGAATTTTTCTCAGAGATGGTTATATTAAGTTGCAGAGGAATCCTGTATGGGTAACCTGATATTGTAAGGTTAAATGAAGGTATTGAATTAATAGTAATAGGGTGTTGATTAATTAATTAGGAATTAATTGAGGTGAACTGAATTATTGAATATGAGACACTGTCCCTTTCTTTGGCTATGCTCACTTTAGCTGCCCTGGTAAGGTTGAGGTAAGTTAATGAAAAGTTTTTTGGACAAAGTCTGCTTACTGGAGGAGGCAGAAGTACTTTGGCACACAAGATCAAAGGCAGTGTTAGGTTTTGTGTGTAGCTGCCTTCAGAAGTGGAACTGAAATACTGATAGCATTTGCTTAAGCAGCTTGTGTATGCAGAGGAAATTGAGCTGTGTTTTGCCTTTAAATCTAGTATTTCTTATTGTTCTTGTGAGGACTTGGGATAATTTgtcaagaaagcaagcaaacctGCTTTTGTTATTGAAAAACCGTTAGAAGGCCTAAGACAAGTTCAATCCAAATCATTTGACAATAGAACTAAACATGCGGGATGTATGAtagtgggggtttgttttggggcttttttttttcttttggtcagcATCATTATGCTGAAATTCCCTTTCCGATGCCTTCCCAAAACAAGCAGTGAGTGTGCGGGAATGTGGCATATCTCATGGGTTAATCAGCTGTGCTCCTCTCTCCAGGAGGTGCTTGGCTTTATGTAAACTTCACAGGCTGATTTGGGGAGGGGTTGAGTACATATTtggaagttttggggttttttttagttaggCTAATGTGCCTTATGCTTTTAAAGATACTCATatccttttccattttgcttcttAAGAGTCTTCTCTATTTCTGCCTGCTGTtgtcttctgtgctttttttgctttgtgcagCCTAGTGAGTACTACTGTCAGCCACAAATTCTTACCGCTTTGTTAGATGAAATGTTCGAAAGATTTAAATTTCGAAATCAACATCTGATAGTAAGCAAATGCTAGAATGCAAGTTGTCCAGTCAACCTTAATTAACCCTGTTGTGACAGTCCTGGAAGGGTCTTTAATTGCATGTTCATGTACTATGTTTCATCACAAAACTATATTTAAGTCAGCAAGTAGACACTTGACTAAGACTGTTCAGACTCGGCGTCATGTAGGAGAAGACTAAGTCCTGTCCCTTCTTCAGGTTTACTCCCAGCTCTGTCTGTGACCCCCTGCCTCGTTCATTATTCACCTCTCGGTTTGCTCAGTGCCAATTGGGAAGAAGCTGCACCCACTGGTCATGATTGCTACTTCTCATTGTTTAGTCTCTAAATGGGAGATGATAAATGAACTCCTTATCAGTGAGTCTTGTAGCTGCTTGCTAACAGCGGCGGAATGTCCTGCTCCAAGTCCTTTTTGAAGCTGCTTCTTTAATCACATGTATGTGTCTGTCCCTCTCGCTTCCTGGTTCTCAGTTGTCATGGCTTTTTTAAGCTCTgtacttctctttctccctttctttctacTCATTTTCCCGTCAAGTGTTATCCTTGTTCTTCCCCAGGGATGTTGTCTGCTACAGCTTTAAGTTATGAAATGGCGTCTGCTATCTTGATCAGGAAATTTCAGACTCATTTACTGCTGCTACTGTTCTGTTCATAAACACTGCTACAAATATGATTATTTACCCCAGTTTTGTAGAGAGCTGGTTCTCAGCCTCTTTGGAAGCTCGCTTCTCTCCCCGAGAGCTGTCAGGCCGCAGTGTACTCCTGTGTACTGGGTGACCTCAGTTCTGCACATGCAGTGTGGGCCTGCAGTGGGTTGCGCTTACAGCCAGGCTCCCTGTTCTAGTCTGCAACCAAAACAAGCAAGGGTGTTGAAGGTGATTATAGCAGAAGAGCTTATGGGAACCTGAGAAAGCTGAGGTGAAAGTAGTCCCAGCAATATTTAGTTTTAGTCAATATTAGACTGCCTTATCGAGTGCTTTCTTTCATCACCCTATAGGTGAAGTCCATAGTCCTTGCTTCCTTCAGAGTTCAGCATAAACATGAATCGTGTTAGGAAGGTGTGTTGTAAAATTGGTTAATATTGTGCAATGAAACCTGATTTGGAGAGACTGGAATATGTGGTCGTGTTGTATCCGGCAATGCAAAAATGCTCAGCTCTCTGATGCCCTTTCTGTTTTGCTAAGTGTGCATGCACTGTATTCCTTCAGGCAAACGATGCCTATCTTCAGATGGCTATTGGAAATGCTCCCTGGCCTATTGGTGTCACTATGGTTGGCATCCACGCTCGAACAGGTCGTGAAAAGATTTTCTCCAAGCACGTAGCCCACGTTCTCAACGATGAAACTCAAAGGAAGTATATTCAGGTAATGTTAGCTTTGGAAATCCCAACAGATTTGCTTTTGAAGTTAGGGGATCTTTGAGGAATGACTGGGTTCATAGTTACAGGTGATGTGCTAAAAAGGTCCTACAAATGGACAGTTGGCTTAGTTTGGGTCCAGCATAACATCCATTTACTAGGTAGCTCATCCTGGACCTGAAGGCTCTTCAGTGCTGG
It encodes:
- the PRPF18 gene encoding pre-mRNA-splicing factor 18 isoform X3, giving the protein MTLSRQEVIRRLRERGEPIRLFGETDYDAFQRLRKIEILAPEVNKGLRNDLKAALDKIDQQYLNEIVGGQEAGDDDSQNDLKVHEENTTIEELEALGESLGRGDDHYDMDIITKFLKFLLGVWAKELNAREDYVKRGVQGKLNSATQKQTESYLRPLFRKLRKRTLPADIKESITDIIKFMLQREYVKANDAYLQMAIGNAPWPIGVTMVGIHARTGREKIFSKHVAHVLNDETQRKYIQGLKRLMTICQKHFPTDPSKCVEYNAL
- the PRPF18 gene encoding pre-mRNA-splicing factor 18 isoform X2, which codes for MDILKREISRKRQQLEEKELVGGNKKYFKRSELAKKEEEAYFQRCGYKVQQQEEEEKPLTSSNPVLELELAEEKLPMTLSRQEVIRRLRERGEPIRLFGETDYDAFQRLRKIEILAPEVNKGLRNDLKAALDKIDQQYLNEIVGGQEAGDDDSQNDLKVHEENTTIEELEALGESLGRGDDHYDMDIITKFLKFLLGVWAKELNAREDYVKRGVQGKLNSATQKQTESYLRPLFRKLRKRTLPADIKESITDIIKFMLQREYVKANDAYLQMAIGNAPWPIGVTMVGIHARTGREKIFSKHVAHVLNDETQRKYIQGLKRLMTICQKHFPTDPSKCVEYNAL
- the PRPF18 gene encoding pre-mRNA-splicing factor 18 isoform X1, which produces MDILKREISRKRQQLEEKELVGGNKKYFKRSELAKKEEEAYFQRCGYKPVNEKPPGEVQQQEEEEKPLTSSNPVLELELAEEKLPMTLSRQEVIRRLRERGEPIRLFGETDYDAFQRLRKIEILAPEVNKGLRNDLKAALDKIDQQYLNEIVGGQEAGDDDSQNDLKVHEENTTIEELEALGESLGRGDDHYDMDIITKFLKFLLGVWAKELNAREDYVKRGVQGKLNSATQKQTESYLRPLFRKLRKRTLPADIKESITDIIKFMLQREYVKANDAYLQMAIGNAPWPIGVTMVGIHARTGREKIFSKHVAHVLNDETQRKYIQGLKRLMTICQKHFPTDPSKCVEYNAL